One Cricetulus griseus strain 17A/GY chromosome 5, alternate assembly CriGri-PICRH-1.0, whole genome shotgun sequence genomic window carries:
- the LOC103160503 gene encoding zinc finger protein 844-like, with protein MKRILMNAINEIKPLYVPVIFKYKKEVILERNPMDVINVVKPLPIKAFFKYIKEFILERNSVAVITVVKPLHIKVIFNYMKELILERNPMDVITVVKPLYAKVIFKDMQEFILERNLMNVINVVKPLHRTVIFKNMKEVTVERNLMNVVNVVKPLHITVIFTGMKEFILERNPMNVVNVVKLLHVTVIFTGMKEVILERNPMNVINVVKSLHTNVIFRGMKEVILDRHPVDIINVVETFHVTITFK; from the coding sequence ATGAAGAGGATCTTGATGAATGCAATCAATGAGATAAAGCCTTTGTATGTTCCAGTGATcttcaaatacaaaaaagaagTAATTCTGGAGAGGAATCCTATggatgtaatcaatgtggtaaagcctttgcctATAAAAGCcttcttcaaatacataaaagaattcatactggagagaaattCTGTGGCTGTAATTACTGTGGTAAAACCTTTGCATATAAAAGTAATCTTCAATTACATGAAAGAATtaatactggagagaaaccctatggatGTAATcactgtggtaaagcctttgtatGCAAAAGTGATCTTCAAAGACATGcaagaattcatactggagagaaaccttatgaatgtaatcaatgtggtaaagcctttgcacagAACAGTTATcttcaaaaacatgaaagaagtcacagtggagagaaaccttatgaatgtagtcaatgtggtaaagcctttgcacatAACAGTCATCTTCACAGGCatgaaagaattcatactggagagaaaccctatgaatgtagtcAATGTTGTAAAGCTTTTGCATGTAACAGTAATCTTCACAGGCATGAAAGAagtcatactggagagaaaccctatgaatgtaatcaatgtggtaaagtcTTTGCATACAAATGTCATTTTCAGAGGCATGAAAGAAGTCATACTGGATAGACACCCTGTGGATATAATCAATGTAGTAGAGACATTTCATGTAACAATCAccttcaaataa